A genome region from Lucilia cuprina isolate Lc7/37 chromosome 3, ASM2204524v1, whole genome shotgun sequence includes the following:
- the LOC124419137 gene encoding uncharacterized protein LOC124419137 — protein sequence MKVSLDRSCSVFGLNDTEIQALSKRFENSVKPVVNGVMVSASHLVMLNTLAQLSYKVVYSCGKAETCWTMQREI from the exons atgaaagtttctttggatcg ATCTTGTTCTGTTTTTGGTTTGAATGACACCGAAATACAGGCGCTATCGAAACGTTTCGAAAACAGTGTTAAACCCGTGGTGAATGGTGTTATGGTATCAGCCTCTCATCTTGTTATGCTAAATACCTTGGCACAATTGAGCTATAAAGTTGTTTACAGTTGTGGAAAAGCTGAAACCTGTTGGACTATGCAACGTGAAATCTAG